The proteins below are encoded in one region of Campylobacter rectus:
- a CDS encoding PAS domain-containing protein, with product MKFYTDTKRRVFPLSAGVIGRDVKNCHSCESVASVPEIIDAFRRASVTRPTFGWSFSANLSILLLRRA from the coding sequence GTGAAATTTTACACCGACACGAAGCGCCGCGTATTTCCGCTAAGTGCCGGCGTCATCGGGCGCGACGTGAAAAACTGTCACTCGTGCGAGAGCGTAGCTAGCGTGCCGGAGATCATCGACGCCTTTCGCAGAGCAAGCGTGACGAGACCAACTTTTGGCTGGAGCTTCTCGGCAAATTTATCTATATTACTACTCCGCCGTGCGTGA
- a CDS encoding DUF2971 domain-containing protein: protein MWAHYANNHIGFRIDFTLDENEMSKTYDVKYGYEPKLIENIKNLPKNSEIIEILTRKDEIWGV from the coding sequence ATGTGGGCGCATTATGCTAATAACCATATAGGTTTTAGGATAGATTTTACTCTAGATGAAAACGAGATGAGTAAAACATATGACGTAAAATACGGCTACGAACCAAAACTAATAGAAAATATCAAAAACTTGCCTAAAAATAGCGAAATAATCGAAATATTAACTAGAAAAGATGAGATATGGGGGGTATGA
- a CDS encoding IS1595 family transposase: protein MILSMKNKYIVRFRISEKKFREILKYFTEDIEATKIANLTGISRISINKILKNIRILMASECEKISKFSGEIEIDESYFGSKRVRGKRGRGAANKTPVFGMLKRDGKVYTQIVKNCSASELIPILSQYSELDSSTIYSDCWKAYDGLVDYGAKAHYRVKHSKNEFANGKNHINGIENFWGYAKHRLSKFKGIKKENFLLHLKECEFRYNNSKDTKTFYHILLKMIRENPLNLS from the coding sequence ATGATCCTGTCGATGAAAAATAAGTATATAGTCCGTTTCCGAATTTCAGAGAAGAAATTTAGAGAAATTCTCAAGTATTTTACAGAGGATATAGAGGCTACTAAAATAGCAAATTTAACCGGGATTTCTAGAATTTCCATCAACAAAATTCTAAAAAATATCAGAATTTTAATGGCTAGCGAGTGTGAAAAAATTAGCAAGTTTAGCGGTGAGATAGAGATTGACGAAAGCTACTTCGGATCTAAAAGAGTAAGAGGTAAGAGAGGTAGAGGAGCAGCAAATAAAACTCCAGTGTTCGGTATGCTTAAAAGAGACGGCAAAGTTTATACTCAAATAGTCAAAAACTGCTCTGCTAGTGAGTTAATACCTATATTATCGCAATATAGCGAGCTTGATAGCTCTACTATATATTCTGATTGCTGGAAGGCTTATGATGGATTAGTGGATTACGGAGCCAAAGCTCATTATAGAGTAAAACATTCAAAGAATGAATTTGCTAACGGTAAAAATCATATAAACGGTATAGAAAACTTCTGGGGATATGCTAAACACAGATTATCTAAATTTAAAGGCATTAAGAAAGAGAATTTCTTGCTTCATTTAAAGGAATGCGAATTTAGATATAATAACAGTAAAGATACAAAAACTTTCTATCATATTTTACTAAAGATGATAAGAGAAAATCCGCTTAACTTATCTTGA
- a CDS encoding metallophosphoesterase, whose amino-acid sequence MSVYFTSDLHFGHELMLKKYPNFRKGANAAEMDENLIAVWNALITPEDVVYDLGDVSFHKDFARTYEILRRLNGRHFLVLGNHDEQIVARKNELLSWRKADGNFMFEQIADYAFVRLFRVSAALSHYPMSEWGGCHKGALMLYGHLHANIAPIVGRALNVGFDLHGKILSEDEVWSYLKDIPPRAHHASELEGISESDGVEQRRVLIENFLREINRTEK is encoded by the coding sequence ATGAGCGTTTATTTTACCTCCGATCTGCACTTCGGCCACGAGCTGATGTTGAAAAAATATCCGAATTTTAGAAAAGGTGCGAACGCGGCTGAGATGGATGAAAATCTCATCGCCGTTTGGAACGCACTTATTACGCCCGAGGACGTCGTTTACGACCTGGGCGATGTGTCGTTTCACAAGGATTTTGCGCGTACCTACGAGATCTTGCGTAGGCTAAACGGGCGACATTTTTTGGTGCTCGGCAACCACGACGAGCAAATCGTCGCAAGAAAAAACGAGCTGCTGAGCTGGCGCAAGGCAGACGGCAATTTCATGTTTGAGCAGATCGCGGATTACGCCTTCGTACGGCTCTTTCGGGTAAGCGCGGCGCTGTCGCATTACCCGATGAGCGAGTGGGGCGGCTGTCACAAGGGCGCGCTGATGCTCTACGGCCACCTGCACGCAAACATCGCACCGATCGTCGGCAGAGCGCTAAACGTAGGCTTTGATCTGCACGGCAAAATTTTAAGCGAGGACGAGGTCTGGTCGTATCTCAAAGACATACCGCCTAGAGCCCATCACGCAAGCGAGCTAGAGGGCATTAGCGAGAGCGACGGCGTGGAGCAAAGGCGGGTTTTGATAGAAAATTTTTTACGCGAAATAAACCGAACTGAAAAATAG
- the tilS gene encoding tRNA lysidine(34) synthetase TilS, with amino-acid sequence MNAPALSLKTLETLKSGQNLLAFSHGVDSTALFYLLDEAGVKFDLAIVDYNVRAQSKDEITSARQLALKFNKQIYVKSVCLGASNFEHEARAARYEFFSEICREHGYENLILAHQFDDKFEWFLMQLGRGAGLSELLGMQELEAREDYVIARPLLGVRKCELERFLRERNLKYFTDETNLTERFKRGFIRAKFSEPFLDEYFSGVKKSFEFLAADALNLTPEISNPAAKIYLVKRGPSELRGVDQACKRLGLVLSSAQRNECVRCLENGADCVLGGKVAVGAGEKFIFVTPYAKPAMEKKFKEACRQLAVPPINRGFLFASGTDIALFEELL; translated from the coding sequence ATGAACGCTCCGGCGCTTAGTTTAAAGACGCTCGAGACGCTAAAATCTGGGCAAAATCTGCTTGCCTTTTCTCACGGCGTCGATAGTACGGCGCTTTTTTATCTTCTGGACGAGGCGGGCGTGAAATTTGATCTTGCAATCGTGGACTATAATGTCCGTGCGCAAAGCAAAGACGAGATCACCTCGGCAAGACAGCTCGCGCTTAAATTTAACAAACAAATCTACGTAAAAAGCGTGTGTCTTGGCGCGTCAAATTTCGAACACGAGGCGCGCGCGGCCAGATACGAGTTTTTTTCCGAGATTTGCCGCGAGCATGGATATGAAAATTTGATCTTGGCGCATCAGTTTGACGATAAATTCGAGTGGTTTTTGATGCAGCTTGGGCGCGGTGCAGGGCTTAGCGAGCTGCTAGGCATGCAGGAGCTCGAAGCCCGCGAGGACTACGTGATCGCTCGCCCGCTTCTAGGCGTGCGAAAGTGCGAACTGGAGCGGTTTTTGCGTGAGCGAAATCTAAAATACTTCACCGACGAGACGAATTTAACGGAGCGGTTTAAACGCGGCTTTATTCGCGCAAAATTTAGCGAGCCGTTTTTGGACGAATACTTTAGCGGCGTAAAAAAGAGCTTTGAGTTTTTGGCGGCTGACGCGTTAAATTTAACTCCCGAAATTTCTAATCCCGCGGCAAAAATTTATCTCGTAAAACGCGGCCCGAGCGAGCTTCGCGGCGTCGATCAGGCGTGCAAGCGACTAGGGCTCGTGCTAAGCTCGGCGCAGCGAAACGAATGCGTGCGCTGCCTAGAAAACGGCGCTGACTGCGTGCTAGGCGGCAAGGTAGCCGTGGGTGCGGGTGAAAAATTTATCTTTGTGACACCTTACGCTAAGCCAGCGATGGAAAAGAAATTTAAAGAAGCATGCAGACAGCTCGCCGTCCCGCCGATAAACCGCGGATTTTTATTTGCTTCTGGCACGGATATTGCGCTATTTGAGGAGCTTTTATGA